Proteins co-encoded in one Thermoanaerobaculia bacterium genomic window:
- a CDS encoding NAD(P)-dependent oxidoreductase — MRPVPVLVTGATGFLGGHLVHALLAAGCRVDAVSRQARTSSSPNLRWWQADLAASGEAERVFAGSTPEVVFHLASLVTGRRERDLILPAFHANLESTVQLLAAATAAPAGSCRRIVLTGSMEEPDLSSGEAPGSPYAVAKAAATLYARFFRSLYGTPVVSARVFMVYGPGQVDHGKVVPYTILQALQKKAPQLTSGTRPVDWIYIDDVIAGLLALAEAPGIEGETFDLGSGELVTVRQVVEKICHALDAPPPEIGALADRPLEAVRRANIARSGSRLGWRPRVGLEEGLHRTIVGLRGELAATAAQAATAAGAAVRSPPPTTRL; from the coding sequence TTGCGGCCCGTTCCCGTTCTCGTCACCGGCGCCACTGGCTTCCTCGGCGGCCATCTCGTCCACGCTCTGCTCGCGGCCGGCTGCCGCGTCGACGCGGTTTCGCGTCAGGCGCGCACGAGCAGCTCGCCGAACTTGCGCTGGTGGCAGGCCGACCTCGCGGCCTCCGGGGAGGCAGAGCGGGTCTTCGCCGGTAGCACTCCCGAGGTCGTCTTTCATCTCGCAAGTCTGGTGACCGGCCGGCGCGAGCGCGACCTCATTCTGCCGGCCTTCCACGCCAATCTCGAGAGCACCGTCCAGTTGTTGGCGGCGGCGACCGCCGCCCCCGCGGGCAGTTGCCGAAGGATCGTGCTGACCGGGTCGATGGAGGAGCCCGACCTCTCGTCCGGTGAGGCTCCGGGCTCGCCCTACGCGGTGGCCAAGGCGGCCGCGACGCTCTATGCACGTTTCTTCCGCTCGCTCTACGGCACGCCGGTGGTCTCGGCCCGCGTCTTCATGGTCTATGGCCCGGGGCAGGTGGATCACGGCAAGGTCGTGCCGTACACGATCCTCCAGGCGTTGCAGAAGAAGGCGCCGCAGCTGACGAGCGGGACGCGCCCGGTGGACTGGATCTACATCGATGACGTGATCGCCGGCCTCCTCGCCCTGGCCGAGGCGCCGGGGATCGAGGGGGAGACGTTCGACCTCGGCAGCGGCGAGCTCGTCACCGTGCGCCAGGTCGTCGAGAAGATCTGTCATGCCCTCGATGCGCCGCCGCCCGAGATCGGCGCGCTCGCCGACCGGCCGCTCGAAGCCGTGCGGCGGGCGAATATCGCGCGGAGTGGGAGCCGGCTCGGCTGGCGGCCGCGCGTCGGCCTCGAAGAGGGTCTGCACCGGACGATCGTCGGCCTGCGCGGCGAGCTCGCGGCGACTGCGGCC